The DNA region cctcttcctcctcatccttttCTCCTACACTGCtttcttcagagctgctgctctcctccttttctATTTCATCTCCACCTCCATTTTCAATCTTTATACTAACACTCCCTGATTCCTCGTCCCTCTGGGACTCCTCTCCACAGCTCTCTGATTTGTCCTCAGGACTTTGGACCCCTGTGTCTTCGCTCCTGGATTCCTCAGCAGTAGACGGACTCTCTCCCTTGTCACTCCTGGAGTCATCTCCGTTGCTCCTGCTCCTTTCATTCGCCACCTCCTCAGCCCTTGGGGATCCAACAGCAAGTCCAgcgcttctccttctcctcttacCAGTGCTGGTGCTGCCTTTCTCTGATGAGGCCTCACTTTCTGAGCTTTGGGCCACTGTGACTGCAGCAGTGACGATGACACTGGACGTCCTGGATGACCTGAAAGAGGGatgcatgaaaagaaatgtacGGATTAAGATTTATTAGTGGATTTATGTGgtttccaacttttttttttaactgtataaATGTTGAATAGTTTTACCCCTTGAGGTCTGAAGAAACTAAATGGGCTGCAGAGATCCATGCAACACAGTGATTCCAATCCAAGAAATTAAATATAACTGCTCATAACTCCGACATTTAACCTGTGACAAGTGGTCTTAAAGGTGCACTAGTCAAAAACTGGGAACTGCTGTCAGATTAACATGGAGCTATGTAGGTAAATACACTGGGTGCAGCATTGATAATGGGTGCACTGGGCTACACTGGGAAAGTCATCTCTCAAGAACATGACTTACTCCTGAGAGCtgcatctttctctgtctgagGAGGGACGTCGTgatcttcctctcttctccctcttcctcctcttctcactgCTCCTCTGACTGGACTCcttgctgctctctgcagaaCTGCTGGACAGACGAACTAAGCacagtgcatacacacaaagcTTAAATGTCCACTCAGCAAAAGAAAATTAAGCACAGACTGAAGTTCAACTCGTCATATTTTCTTTTCCCACCTGCTTTCAGATCCAGCTCCTGGGAGAAATGGCTGCTCCTACTCtcaccacctctctctctctttgagcTCAGCGCTCTGCTCATCTCAGCTGCCTCCCCAGCAACCTGAGAAACTCCCCTCTCAGGAGGAGGCTCCTCCGTGTAGAGCTGACCCCACAGAGCCTCACAGCCTGGTGGTATTCCAGTGGTCCAGGACCAGGGCCAGTCAGGCTGTGGGGAGGCCCGGGCTGGTGGATTCTGCCTCGGCCaggggtgatgatgatgctggaAAGGGTGTGGGAAGATGGGTGGTGggtggaaagatggagggacATGAGGGGAGTCCTGAGGTTGATAGGGCACTCTGATGGGAAACCTAGCTGTTTGAGAGTGAGGGTGGGTCTGCCAGGAAGATTGCATGTAGGGAAGATGAGAGGAGCCATCTTGGTTGTAGTCTAAGTGGCTGTATGGGCTGCATTTCTTTTGAGGTGGCTTTGTGGTCGGGCCTGCCAACAAAGATACACAGTAGAAAGGAATGCACCActaaaattcagaataaatatGAGAATATGAAAGTCAGTGAGGACCAGGGCAAACCTTGTGAAAGCAAAGGTTGATCTGCAGAGGACTTTGTCACTTGGTTGTCTGCGTTCTTTAGATACGATTTCAAATACTCCTCCATCCTCTGTAAAAGAAACAGCCATTTTGCACACTGATGGAGCTGCACAGCATGCAGTAAAAGGccaacagaaatgtgtttaagCACAGAAGGATAAGTCACGCAATATTATGAGTTGCTTGTACCTTCCTCTTAGCAGCCTCTGTTTTCTCCTTGAGTTGCTGCTGCCAACGTGGGGTGCTCTCCTCCAGGTACCGTTCATACTCCATCTGAAGGGAGGTAAAGGTCAAGAAGAAGGTTCAGCATCAGAGCTTCACATAGGGTGGAGTTAAGCACAGGTATGTCGTGTGAGTGTAGCTGCTTCCAGttcatttcctttgtgtgtgtgtgtgtgtgtgtgtgcgcgcgcgcgtgtgagtgcgtgcgtgcgcaccCGAATAGTTTTCATGGCAGCAGTGAGGGTTAACATCTCTCTCAGTGTGTCCTGGGCTTtctcaaactgctgcagcagctgcctgttGTGTTGTTGGGCTGTAagctctctctccttcagctcctgcCAGCGCTGCTGCAGATGCATCGCCCTGCTGggttacacacattcacacacagtcacatacatacacacagtcacagattCAAACACTCACTCAatcttgttgtctttttgttcaTGCACTTACAGATGTTGATGACTCTGAGGCGTTGAAAAGTCAGCTTGCAATAGAATTGGCCTGTTGACACTACAAGAGAAAGAAGCAATGCATCATAAGACAGAATCATAATAATTAATTCATTGACACttataataatactaatatgtatatataatagcacacacacccacagtacATCAGGAATATTGCACACATAAAAGGTCAATAGACTTTACAAAGACTACACTGTGGGCTCCCTCTTTAGTACCACACCGTTCAAATCCCTGTACAAGTCTGTTTGTATTGTGGTCATTTTTGTTAGGAATGATAATTATTGTATTTACTGGAAACATTTGcttaaacaaaaaacagtctAAACCCATGATTGCCACTCCTTGGCTCCATGGCAGCATTCAGTGATCTTACCTCTTTTTTAGACCATGCTCTCTTCGTTTTGTGAAAGTGTTTCTTTCTGTGCCGGTCAGGTGTCCAAGAGGTAGTAAATTCTCCTTTGGTGCAGCCATGACTGCAGGACTTCAGTGGATGCAGAGATTATCAAGGATTAAGGTCTATGCTTTGGAGGGGAGGGACCTGCCAATCCTCACAGGGGCGTGGTCATGTGGTTAAACAGTAGTAAGAGCTGTTTTAACGCCACACAGGTAACATCCACTTACATATAGGTCTGAAAACAATTAATATGTCAGTATGCAAGATGTTCAAAACTAATTTCTACTTAATATCTTCTACTCGGAGGAGTGCAGCAAACATCACTGTACTTCCATCGGAGGATCTTCGCcttaaaaataaattataatGAATAATAAACCTCACAAAGGTAAGGCACCTTAAACGTACTGAGCACTTTATTAAAGTCTGTAGTCTATTAAAGCATTAttttaataatgaaatataCATCATTTTCACAACAGGTATCCATTTTATCAGGCTACTTTTCAACAACATGCTGGGGAATcatataacaataataagaatgataatactttatttatatagcacctttcatacaagaattACAGCTCCAAGTGGTTTAAAACAAAGCAATCACATgtaccaagtgcttcacataaaaaagacatagaatgtacataaaaacagaagatttatgtaaaataaaatgagggggtggaggtggactGAGGTTAGAAACGCAGCAATCTAACCCAAAACTACAATAGAATCTACttttaactgtattttcaaAGGGACACACGATTATTCACCTATTGGTTCTTACAAGCGGAACCTCGGTATGTTGTTGCACTGCGGATGTATTTTTATGTTACACCTGCTGGCAGAAACTTGATTCCGTCCAGTGGCTCAGACCGTGGTGGGGAAAGGGGGTTAGAGAGAGTAAGAGCGGCACATTTCAACTCTTACATTACATGAATCTGTCGGCAAGATATATCAGGTGTTATTGATATCGTACGGTTCATTTAAGGTCGGAGGGAAAGCTAGCGGAGCAGTCATTTGGCTAACTAAGCTAATCAACGGATACAGCAGTGCGTCCGTTAAACCGGTCCTTCCAGTGAGCCCAGTGCCCTTTGAGCTGAGCCGTGATTCAAACATCACGGAGAAGTGGACGGACTGGAAACATGACGAGTTTTGCCAGTAAAGTGTTTTGCAGGGTTGAGAGGCTTTGTCACCACCTCCCCGTGGTTCTCAACACCTTCCTGGTCTTCTCCATCACCGGGGAGGTGAGCTACCTGGTGCTGGTCGAGGCTCCGCTGGAGGCGGAGCAGAAGAAGACTGTGTGGTCCGCCTGGTGGAAAGCGGTCCACCTGCTGGCCCAGTACTTCATGCTGGGGAACATCTGCTGGAACGCCATGCTGTTCCTCAAAACCAGTCCCAGCATCAAGGGGGTCTTTCTGGGAGGAGAGGGCATGGGTCAGGGGTGGAGGTAAGGAAACGTAGTGTGAAGGAAGTGTAGAGACAGAGTATGGAGATCATGGCGTAAAAATCTGGAAATGTCGGTGCAGCACCACACATATGTTAGAAGGAAATATAAGATCCCTTACAGAGTTCACTACTAGCTATATATAAAATGGGATTCTAAAAACTTTACATTATTAGAGTGACTACAGCAAAGAAACTTGATCCTCTGCTTTTTCATACATGTAAAGATAGATTTTACACTTACACTTTACACTCATAAAGAATGAGCTTCATGTGAACTATGAGCCCCAGCTGATGGTCACAGACGGTGTTTCAGTGATTCATAGCCAAGTTCATATGTGAAATGTTTAGACCATGACCACGAGTTAtagtcttttctctctcttttttttttaaattccacaCAGGTACTGTTATACATGTgagacacacactcctcctcgcTGCTCCCACTGCTACGactgcaaagtgtgtgtgctgcggCGGGATCACCACTGCGTCTTTTTTGGCCAGTGTGTGGGCTTCCGTAACTACCGCTACTTCCTGAGCTGCTTGTTGTTTATGTGGTCTGGGCTCCTGTATGCCACTCTGATGAATGCAGAGGTCTTCATTGTCATATTGAAGGAGGGTGTGACGGTGCACagcgtcctgctgctgctcatacCCTGGATCATGCTCGTTTCAGGTAGGACCTGGTTTGTCCCATATTGGTAGTCCAGTTTCATGTAGCTTTGGTACTTACTTGTGCTCTGCTTCAAGTCAAACCAGATATTTTATATAGTCCAGTATCACAATTCACATCTTACACATTCAGGACCAAACAGTGGATGCAAAATCTGGAACTCACAATTACTGGGACATTTTTATTGCATATTTTTAGTATTTTGAACAGGATATTTTCAGCCAATGCTCTCTTTAAATTTCAATGGATGTTCCTTTTCTCCCCAGGCCAGGTCTCAGCACGTGCCTTCGCCTTCGCCTTCATCGCCGACACATGCGTGGTGGGCTTCCTGCTGGTgtctgccttcttcttcttccatctcTTCCTGATGTTTCGGGGACAGACCACCAGAGAGTGGTATTCAACCCGCCGACCCTACAGCCTCGGACTCCTGGGCAACCTGCGTCACTCTCTGGGCCTTCGCTGGTACCTCTGCTGGCTCTGTCCGCTCATCCCATCACCTCTACCCGGAGATGGGATAAACTTCCAGGTCACGGGGTCGCTGGAACCCACCCGGTAACAGCTGAAAGCCTGAATATTAACAGGCTGTGTGTCTTTACTTTCGTGGTGATGGTTAATGTtatcaggagcagcagcagggaagaTCACCTCAGTTCAAGAAGAGGTAGCTTTGGGTGGGAAGAAGCAAGAGTAGTGTGTGGTTGCTTAAGATATTACTGGGTATAACTGCTACCAGTATCTTCAGTAAAGGCTATTACCTGTTCTGAGATTAAGAAATTTTGGGTCTACTTTGGAGTACATTGACCTTGGCCTAAAGGTGATCTGTACAGTTAATGAGGCTGgcctcagaaacacacacatatcagcgTTCCTCTGGAGTACTGagcactgaaagtgtttgtaaACGACACTTTAATGAGAATGTATTTTATTGATCGTGAAAAATGTATCATTTTAAATCTTTATTAAGAAGCACCTGCAATTTTATGACTCCTGGGTCATCATCCTCTTGGGAGTGGTGATAATGACTTCTTAATTAGGCCTTTCTTATGCTGCTTATTTTGCCTAAATCTGGAGGTCACACAAATTTGGCTTGCACTGTTCCTGAATAAACTGTAGGATTAGAAAACACACCATCATTTGCCTCCTATCTAGCTACTAGAACCATGATGTGCTTGCGTTTCCACAGTCTATTACACTGAACTTTTTACTGGACACTGTAATGGGATAATGAGAGCATGGAGAGGGTCTTCACAATGATGTGAAATCTGAAGGATAACGTGTGGAAGAAAACAATCAATAGAAACTGTATATGGTGTGAAATCTAGTGTTGCTGTTTACAGGCTAATGTGGACATCCCATGTGAATAGTCTTTCCCCATATTTCACATTATGTTCATGTTTCAGTCGGTGAGGGAAAACTACAAACCAAACTAACATACAGTGTAGCAACACGACGTGTACTTACTCAAGCAACCGCTGTGTCCCAATTCTGTACTACATGCTAATTGTACACACTATATACAATATACTAATCTTTAGAGCATTATATTTTTGCAGTTAGTATACAGGAATTAACATGCACAGCTGTTTTTTACAGTACTTTTGATACAATACTTGCTGTCAGAGACGTCAATCAACTGTGACTTTACAATGTTATTTTCAAGGAAACCGagcagagacaaaatgaaatgtttttccaaAAATTTTAgagttatttttctgttttctgaggTGTTCCTGAACTTGTTTCATCAGACCATTTAGAGCATACCTCATTTTCTCACTCTTTTGTTGTTAACACTCGACATACTTTGATTTAGTATGTAGTATTGGTTTGGGACACAGCTAACATATCTTACAGCACTTGATTACTCATtacaatccttttttttccccctcttttggACTTGTGTTTTTGCCGTTTTGATTCTCCTGGCCTTAAAATGTAGTAAAAAATTACAAGCCTTTGTTTTGATAGGTGCTTTTACTTGTCCTACAGCCAAAAATATTGATACATGTTTGAAAATCttaatttctctcttttttgtgcTATTTCATGTGGGTTATAAagtttgatgtttgattttgCCGTTGGAAAGTGCTTGAATAAATTGTGTCAATttaattgtattgtattgttttgtacTCTTTAAGTTGTTGTGGTGGACAAAAGGTACAGAGACCACTTATCATAAATAATCATCCCTGTCTTAGATAAAGTCCTGTAAGTGTGTCCATAATTAATCCAGCCAGAACACATCTGGACTCATACCAGAAGAAGTCACCAGAGACTGTGTCCATTTCTGTgtcacacatcatcatcacaacctCATAACGGTTTGTCATCGCCTGTGAGCCGTTCATCTCCCAACTGTCACCGTTGCTGAGACATTCATGGGAAATTAGTCTGACAGAATTATGGCAGCCAGAACTACAGTGTAGCTGCCATAACTAATTGGTTTGGATTTACTTGCAGGTAAGGTATTTTTGTTGCCTACATTTGAAGCCAATATCGGTGTGAAAAAGCGGTATGGTAatttatgctaatgctaacatagacgttaacgttagctaaagATAGCATTTAGATTCTTTTTTaactagctaaatgctaaagatAGCATTTAGATTCTTTTTTTaactagctaaatgctaaagctaGCATTTAGGTAGTTAACGTAATTAAGTGAAAACGGGAAGGAAGCGTGTCAACGggtcttttaaaaaaaacacttccagTACACGTTTAACACATAATGTGAATttttgaatttaatttaattaattaatagcTTCCTGACAAATGTTGTTaccacagttttttttctctctcgtGTAACCTACGTTAATTTGACGTTAGCTATGGAAAGCAGTGTAAAAGAGAAGCTAGTTTTCAAACTGTTGCTAATCAGCTAGCTCATGTAGCATTACCAAGTTCATTGGCTTTCAAATATGCAGAGAAAGCAGAAGAGGGTGGTTTAAGTTACCTCTTAAAATCACTTTGTGGGATGTTTTCGTGTTTATTAATCGGGATACGGTCTGTGCAACCCCAGAATCTCTCATTATTTTCAAATGTTAGGTGAAATCAGCCTTGAAAGGTTTGCCATAGCGTTCAATATCTAGAATATTTCTACACGTCATTGCAGGTGCATGTGCTCGATAACAAAGTGTTTAAATGAGTTAGTAGGTACATTGAGAGATTGACGCCATCATAATGTGTAATTATCAGTGAATGAATTAAGGTAtaaaggaaaatggaaaatagaTCTAATTAGAAAGCTGTGCGTTTATCCTAATGGTCATTTTGGTGCACTTTTCATTGTCCAGAAGCACCAGGGAGGAGTAAGCCAGCAGGATGGAGGCCTCAGAGGAAAATATGTGAGTGATGttcactgcacaaacacagacacaattaTATTCTTTGGCTGAGTTGTTCTCCCATAGCAATATATgaagctgtttctgtgtgtgtgtgtgtgtgtgtgtgtgtgtgtgtgtgtgtgtgtgtgtgtaggacaCCGAAGGAGATGCTTGAGAAAATAGCTGAGCTGGATTACAGTCAGAACCAGCTGAGGGACCGGAACGCTGAGATGAGGCACTGGCTGGATGTTGCAGATGATGAAATGGCAGTGCTGCGCTCTGAGAACGCCGCCTtcaaaaaacaagtgaaaacgTAAGAAGTCGCACATGATTGTCTCCACTCATAAGCAAAGGGGTCATGAGCCGTCTTTCAGTCAAACTGCACACTGCAGTCATCTTATTAGTCATCTACAATTCTGTTGCCTTTGACAGAgtcagcctcttatttctcaaCCATGTTGTTGTCTTACCACTAACACAGAatgactttttcatttttctctgcacTCGTTGAGCAATCAGCATCACAGTTTGAACATTTAGCATAACTGAAACCATTCggcaaaaaacagttttaaatggTTTAAGATCTTTTTACATCTGTGCTTCTTCTAGATTCAAAGGCTGTTAGTTTGAGCCCTGATAAGGGCAGCACACAGTAGAGTTGAAGATGAAAAAACTACAGACGCACACAGGAGCTCACAATCTGCTAATCTGCTCGTCCGTCTGATTTGTGTGTCCTGCAGCCTGGAGAAGATCATCAGTGAAGCTCAGCAGGTTGAAGCAGAGCCTTGCAGCTCCCTTGTGGCTGACGACCTCAACGTAAAGAAGTGCAGTGAAAACAAGATTCAGAAATTGGTGGGTGACCAGAAATGTTATTGAGTTACAATGTGTTACTGGTGTTTTCAAAAAGATATTTAGACTTAATAGAAATGTGTCCATGTGGATATGATGTGCTATTGGTTGTTGATTTTCCTCAGCTATAACAGTGAACTAAGGTCaaactgaaatgtaatgtagttttttgtcatttttttagaGACCACCATTCTCATTCTTTAATTTCTCATCATTTATGGTGCTTAATTTTGTGTCTTTTACTGTAGTCTAATCCAGGCCATAGGTGGGTGTATAGAGGTGGCACTCACCATGCATCAATatacattttgttatttattctcCCAAAGGCTGCTATGTCATGAAGTTTTGATGCCCAGTTGCATGCCGGGTTTAATCAGAACATTCATGCACTCACTGCTGATGAAGCTGCATTCAGTTCACCTTTACCATCACAGTAATGGCACGAGATGTACATTTGTATAGACATAAGATAAACAGTTCGACAACCGGTCTATCTAGTCCCTTCATGTTGTCGTGTTTTTGTGCAGGAAAAGGAATCCACCGTGATGAAGGAACAAAATAAGAAACTCACCGCAGAGGTATGATGTTCACATGACAATTTTAACCTGCCATAATATAccacaatatgaaaacactTTACACATTTCAGTGCCCCTCTGTCTTTTTCAGCTCAAGAGCCTCCAGCAAGAGAGAGACCGGGACAAGATCAGCTTGAGCAAGTTCAGGGTTGCACTTCAGACCCTCGAGGTAACACCATGGACTCATCTTtgagatgttgagatatttttctccatttatcCTCCGGGTCTTTACATAAGCCATTTTACATCGTCAAACAGCTCCTGattagttttattttcctgCAGTGTGGAATTGAAGAGGCTCATTTAGTGCTGCAGCATAGGGATGAGGTTATTCATCAGGTAGGGACAGAGACAACAGTGCCAAAAAGTCCAGATTTTCTCGTAAATGTTGAGCTTTCTCAGTGGAGTTCAGTGTGAATATCTTGACAGTCCTTTGTTCTTCATTATTTGaacatcacatttttttcatgtgtgtttgtgatagAAAAACTTGCAGTTAAAGTGCTTGGAGGAAACGGTAGATGATTGTTCCTACATCATAAAGGTAAAGGTCATCCTAAAATCCCAAAACATGAAATTCACTTTGTCCAATGTGAAAGTATGATTTGAGTCCTTATTCACCATATGAATTATTTAAACTAAGATAAGAGGAGGATTTCTCTcacagcatcagtaaaagaACAGAAATGCAGTACAAATGGATTGAAGGCTAATGTGTTTAGGTTGTCACAGAGTGGGTGAACTCTGAACTCTCTCATCTCACCAAATTTGCAAGCTCCAGTTTGAACAGTGCACGGTCTTCACTCAGCTGTTGACCACTATTCGATAAAGTCTTCATGTTCTGATCTGTTAAAATGTCTGATCATGTTTCTTTGCCTCAGGATCTCAGGCAGACAAATCAAGAGCTGAGGAAGCAgttggaggacagacaggatgaGGATTCATTGTAATGCTTTCACGCAGTCATTGTGCTTTAAATGAATATCGTGACATCCACCGAGGCATCTGTTTGCACTCATCCTgcactgtttgtctgctgttggtttCCAGATCTATTCTGAATGAGATAATGGGAGAAAAGGAAGGGTCTCTCAGTCCCCCTCTGTCCTTCGCGGAGGAAATGAAGTTGCTGGCCTcctcagctgaaatgaaaaccgGCACGTCAGACTCCACTGATCTTAGACATGTATGAGCTCCCCCTCCTGTGTTTTAGACTTTTGAACTtgacaggtgtttctgttattttgtccaccccttTTCTGTCAATGAGGGGATGCTAAATAGCAGAAACGCCACCCTGTGTAATGCAATACAGTGTAACAGCGCCACAAACTGCAGTCTCCAAAATGACATCCTGTAGTTCCCCAAGTGACCAGTAGAGTGTGCCACTCCACAGCTCTGGTTGAAGCTggctgtcacacagcagctatGTGAGTGTAGGTGCAGATATCAGGAGATTAGCgatgtctgtcactgtgtctgcaggaggaaacagaggctgaggagctgctgaaacCTCTAACTCTCACAGCAGACCTTCAGACTAAGAGGTACATCAGTTTGACATTATAAAACAGCTCTGATAAGACTTTGATTTGCCATGTGTGGAAGGTCAAACTATAAGAGGAGTCATAACAACCatatttctttgtcttcagTTAGTCATTATCGCCCCTCTGGTTTCTTTGTTgtctcaggtgtgcaggtatcTTGGAGACAGCGGTTCACAGAGCAGGATTGTTCTCccttttcatcttctttgtcACCATTTTGGCCTTTGTGGCTTCAGGAAGCTTTGCAGGaaattcagactttttttcCATCAACGGCTTGTGGAACAGTGCTCGCCTGATGTTACAGCCCTACTGCAGTGTGCAGTATGGAGCCTTACCTCCTATTTGATCTCAACACTCCCTCTTATAAACACGTTAACTCCATTTATCTagctgaatgtttgtttgttttgcagctcaTTATGTTTTTAGTCAGCAGATCATAATGCTGAAAGTGTTATTTTAAGTATCTGTCATGAATGTTCTGCTGGCCACTGCACATCTGACTacagctgcatcagagccaatatatgaaaattagATATTTAAAAGactctttttcttattttacaaCTTAAAGCAATACTCACATGCCCATATGTACATTGAAAAAGGTTTTATTTGCTGTAATTGTTTCACCTATCAAAGCCAAGCAAGGGAAACTTGTACTACGAAGACAAATTTAGATTGTATTTGCTTTAGCTGTACTTAAAAGTCCTTCTACACAGATAGATTAAATAGTAACAGCAAACtacctcttcctcccttctctaGGGTTGACCTCATCAGGCCCTAATGCACCAAATTTGTAGTGACCACAAAATCAAGCCTCCTGTTTTGCATTGCAGTCAGGGCAACCATGACCATGTCCAGAACCAGCTTGGAGCAGCCCAGTCAGACCAGTGCCCTTTGAAACAATCAAATCCGcccattattattatcaccAGGAGGTTTTCCAGTGTCACTACAGCATTATTAGTGTTGCTAATTACTTTTCTCATTTTGAATGACATGCACCAGTAAAAGTGGATCCATGCTTTCCCGTGTTGCCAGTCTCTCCAGTCGCCCCACCCAGCTGAAGGCGCTCTCTGGTGGTCTTGTCTGTGACTCCAGGAAAACACCTCCTCCTAGACGAAGATCATAAACAGGGGATCGGATTTAGGGCAGGAGAGATGTGAGGACCGTCTGAATCCAGTTACGATTTTCTAAAGGTGCCGGCTGATGATTCATTGTCTTTGCGTGTCCGCCGGAGTTTGAGGTTGTGGATGTGGATAGATCGTCGCTGACTGGTGCTGGATGCTGAGATGCTGATGACAGGCCGAACCGATCGATCGTCCTCCTCCATCGTGGATGGAGTCCAGAGCTAAAATAGCTGATAGGCGATAAATCGGCGGGGGAAAAAAGAGCAACAGGCCAAGTTGATCCAGTCTGAAGGCGTTGGACCGGGGTGAGGAGGAGATGTTCTGAGCGGGGAGCGGCGGCGGTCGGCGGGATGAAGGCGCCGAGGAGACCGAGGCAGACGCGGCTCCTCCCGCGGTTCTGCGTCTGTGGAGTCGGTCTGCTCGCAGCCGCCTGGATCTTTCACTTCAATGATCTTACAGGTTCCTCTCAAGAcaaaaattacataaaactCGCATAATGTTGTCTCCATTAACTGAGCAGATACTTGTGTAGTTCATTCCCGTGCAGTAATAATACAGTAATCGTTAGAATCTTAAGAGTATTATAGCTGcacaacagacaaaaatacCTTAAATTTGGGTAAATATAATGCTAAACTTGCATTTCAAAAACGCTGCGATATATAGTATAATAACTTCTTTTAGAAGTAGTGCgtgtatttatttgtcaatTCCCCTTTTTTAGGCTCCCATGG from Chaetodon trifascialis isolate fChaTrf1 chromosome 5, fChaTrf1.hap1, whole genome shotgun sequence includes:
- the LOC139330955 gene encoding high mobility group nucleosome-binding domain-containing protein 5-like is translated as MAAPKENLLPLGHLTGTERNTFTKRREHGLKKSVNRPILLQADFSTPQSHQHLRAMHLQQRWQELKERELTAQQHNRQLLQQFEKAQDTLREMLTLTAAMKTIRMEYERYLEESTPRWQQQLKEKTEAAKRKRMEEYLKSYLKNADNQVTKSSADQPLLSQGPTTKPPQKKCSPYSHLDYNQDGSSHLPYMQSSWQTHPHSQTARFPIRVPYQPQDSPHVPPSFHPPPIFPHPFQHHHHPWPRQNPPARASPQPDWPWSWTTGIPPGCEALWGQLYTEEPPPERGVSQVAGEAAEMSRALSSKRERGGESRSSHFSQELDLKAVRLSSSSAESSKESSQRSSEKRRKREKRGRSRRPSSDRERCSSQESSRTSSVIVTAAVTVAQSSESEASSEKGSTSTGKRRRRSAGLAVGSPRAEEVANERSRSNGDDSRSDKGESPSTAEESRSEDTGVQSPEDKSESCGEESQRDEESGSVSIKIENGGGDEIEKEESSSSEESSVGEKDEEEEECEKDLAEEHEDDGEEKVSQRDEEQEERGEEDDDEASEKKNTTDEEEEEIEEQESEEESEEEEENDQEEKSDRLKIEDEEHGKQDSSSQDEEVDEEECEGGEDQIEEDGESDEEEEEGEEEEQRRDEVGEAEEERDSEDSIISPQNKSQKMHIIPEEASEDEDEEGSKTGSSDSDSDEVRDEDIEHLLAPQEQSQKKGEKDLRADEKPKATCDKVEIFKVEQDRSTKTDQPSESEEFDDFYD
- the zdhhc24 gene encoding probable palmitoyltransferase ZDHHC24, encoding MTSFASKVFCRVERLCHHLPVVLNTFLVFSITGEVSYLVLVEAPLEAEQKKTVWSAWWKAVHLLAQYFMLGNICWNAMLFLKTSPSIKGVFLGGEGMGQGWRYCYTCETHTPPRCSHCYDCKVCVLRRDHHCVFFGQCVGFRNYRYFLSCLLFMWSGLLYATLMNAEVFIVILKEGVTVHSVLLLLIPWIMLVSGQVSARAFAFAFIADTCVVGFLLVSAFFFFHLFLMFRGQTTREWYSTRRPYSLGLLGNLRHSLGLRWYLCWLCPLIPSPLPGDGINFQVTGSLEPTR